One window of the Triticum dicoccoides isolate Atlit2015 ecotype Zavitan chromosome 3B, WEW_v2.0, whole genome shotgun sequence genome contains the following:
- the LOC119280520 gene encoding cytochrome P450 89A2-like, which produces MDILNAERRLHARYGPVLGLQVGNRLQVSVADRYLAHTALVGHGTALADRPDYAVRNFGGLNAITITSANYGPIWRLFRRNLVAEIAHPARLRLFAPLRASVVADMTEKLWRRQQEAGNTGVVVRDTFLLAMFHLLVAMCFGERVDDGVVREIISALRGLMIYSLTKLRVLDYLPAVTTRLFRGRLDAMHAMRSKLKEMYLPLIDARMERKKLLSSSQPPSPQNQDETRTLPHCYVDSLLDLRLDSESGRPLTDDEVLAMCSELLIQGTDTTATALEWIMAELVKNQHVQDKLFDEISIGTDPDDLHRPEGLHKIQYLRAVVLEGLRRHPPGHQVVMHAAAEDMEIGGCVIPRGTPVNFMVADMALDEKTWDRPREFLPERFLAGGDGDGVDITGTKEIKMMPFGAGRRICPGLGVATMHLEYLVENLVRAFYWRAVEGEEVDVVSEEAQFTVVMKKPLCVRLVQRAAI; this is translated from the coding sequence ATGGACATCCTGAACGCTGAGAGGCGCCTCCATGCGCGCTACGGCCCGGTTCTCGGCCTCCAAGTGGGCAACCGCCTGCAGGTTAGCGTGGCAGACCGCTACCTCGCCCACACTGCGCTGGTCGGCCATGGCACCGCCCTGGCTGATCGGCCGGACTACGCCGTGCGCAACTTCGGTGGCCTGAACGCCATCACCATCACGTCCGCCAACTACGGCCCAATCTGGCGCCTCTTCCGTAGAAACTTGGTGGCTGAGATCGCGCACCCGGCCAGGCTCCGGCTGTTCGCGCCGCTGCGGGCGTCCGTGGTTGCTGACATGACGGAGAAGCTATGGCGCCGGCAGCAGGAAGCAGGAAACACGGGCGTCGTCGTCAGGGACACCTTTCTGCTCGCCATGTTCCACCTCTTGGTGGCCATGTGCTTCGGCGAGCGGGTTGACGATGGCGTTGTGCGCGAGATTATCTCTGCGCTGCGTGGGCTCATGATCTACTCCTTGACCAAGCTGAGGGTCTTGGACTACCTCCCGGCGGTCACGACGCGCCTCTTCCGCGGCCGACTGGATGCCATGCACGCTATGCGCAGCAAGCTCAAGGAGATGTACCTGCCCTTGATCGATGCCCGGATGGAGCGCAAGAAGCTGCTTTCCAGCAGCCAACCGCCGTCTCCTCAGAATCAGGATGAGACGAGGACGTTGCCGCACTGCTACGTGGACTCGTTGCTCGACCTCAGGCTCGACTCCGAGAGCGGCCGCCCTCTCACTGACGACGAGGTACTTGCCATGTGCTCCGAGCTGCTGATACAAGGGACAGACACCACAGCCACGGCGCTAGAGTGGATCATGGCCGAGCTGGTGAAGAATCAGCACGTCCAGGACAAGCTCTTCGATGAGATCTCAATTGGTACAGATCCCGACGATCTACACCGGCCAGAGGGCCTTCACAAGATACAGTACCTCCGGGCGGTGGTGCTTGAGGGCCTCCGGCGCCACCCACCCGGGCACCAGGTGGTGATGCACGCTGCGGCTGAGGACATGGAGATCGGTGGGTGCGTGATCCCCAGGGGCACGCCAGTGAACTTCATGGTGGCCGACATGGCCCTGGATGAGAAGACTTGGGACCGGCCACGAGAGTTCCTACCGGAGCGGTTCCTCGCGGGAGGTGACGGCGATGGGGTTGACATCACCGGCACCAAGGAGATCAAGATGATGCCATTCGGAGCCGGGCGGAGGATCTGTCCGGGGCTAGGCGTCGCCACCATGCACCTCGAGTACTTAGTGGAGAACCTAGTGCGTGCGTTTTACTGGCGGGCGGTTGAAggggaggaggtggacgtcgtctctGAGGAGGCCCAGTTCACCGTCGTCATGAAGAAACCGCTCTGTGTTCGCCTCGTGCAGAGAGCGGCCATTTAA